A stretch of bacterium DNA encodes these proteins:
- a CDS encoding histidine phosphatase family protein has protein sequence MKTLYLLRHGKADRPVGMLTDKERPLLPRGIEEVARMARKMVKKGMRPEVILSSPAVRALETARTAAGELGMDPAQIKTSEVIYGGEADELGLLLRHLQEDCDSLLLVGHCPGLEALAATLAHDYTGHQPTGGVIALRLAIAKWEDLKPGCGSLLKTLFP, from the coding sequence ATGAAGACACTCTATTTGCTGCGGCATGGCAAGGCCGACCGCCCGGTGGGCATGCTCACTGACAAGGAGCGGCCGCTGCTGCCACGCGGCATCGAGGAGGTGGCCCGGATGGCCCGCAAAATGGTCAAAAAAGGGATGCGGCCTGAGGTCATCCTCTCCAGTCCTGCAGTCCGCGCCCTCGAGACCGCCCGCACAGCCGCTGGCGAGCTGGGAATGGACCCGGCGCAAATCAAGACCTCAGAAGTGATCTATGGAGGAGAGGCCGATGAACTTGGTCTTCTACTCCGCCACCTGCAGGAGGACTGCGATTCCCTACTGCTGGTCGGACATTGCCCTGGGCTGGAAGCCCTGGCCGCGACGCTGGCGCACGACTACACCGGCCACCAGCCAACCGGCGGTGTGATCGCCCTCCGGCTGGCCATTGCGAAGTGGGAAGACCTCAAGCCCGGATGCGGCAGTCTGTTGAAAACCCTTTTTCCCTGA